The sequence GCCATTCCGGCTGCCATATCAGTGCTTCCAACGCCAGTGGAGAATGCGCCCAATGCGCCATAAGTGCAGGTGTGAGAGTCTGCGCCGATTACTGCATCTCCAGGGACTACAAGACCTTTTTCTGGAATAAGAGCATGCTCGATACCCATCTCTCCAACTTCAAAATAGTTTGTAATGTTTTTATCATTGGCAAATTCTCGCACGCATTTACATTGTGTGGCAGCTTGAATGTCTTTGGCAGGCGCAAAATGATCGGGTACTATTACAACTTTGTTTTTATCAAATACCTCAGTGATTCCGATTTTATTAAACTCCGTGATAGCAACGGGGGTGGTTATATCGTTGCCCAATACCAAATCTAAATCGGCTTCAATAAGTTGCCCCGCTTCAACATATTCTAATCCAGCGTGTGCTGCTAAAATTTTTTGTGTCATTGTCATTTTCATAAATAAGCTCCTATCGCAACAAAAAGCTAGGTGTGACCCCAGCTTATCGATTTTCTTCATAAACCATATTATTAATAGCAGAAATATAAGCTAAGATACTCGCTTCCACAATATCCACGCTTATGCCGTATCCATTATAAATATTACCTTTGTTATTTTTGATTTTTACATAAACTTCACCAAAAGCATCTGTGCCACCTGTTACTGCAGAAATTAAGAAGTCTTCTAAGCTAAAAGCGCTGCCCACTAAGCAGTCGATGGCCTTATATGATGCGTCAATTGGCCCATCATAGGATTGTATTACCGCTTCTAAAAATTCAGTTTTGTTTGTGGCAGGATTGGTATAAATAAGTTTCATACTCGATGTTGTGGTGATTGTATTTCCAGAATTAATTACAAATCTGTCTAGCTTATACGTTTGAGGAATTTTGGTATTTCGACGCATAGCAAGCATTTGTATATCAAGGTCTGTGATGTTTTTCTTCTTATCGGCAAGAGATTTGAATCCTTCAAAAAGCGTATCGATTTCTGCGTCTGGCAATTGAAATCCCAGCTCATCTAATCTATCAACAAATGCGTGTCGACCAGAATGTTTGCCTAATACCATTCGTTTATCTGCAAGCCCTATCGATTTAGGAGTCATGATTTCGTATGTTGCCTTATTGCTAAGCATTCCGTGTTGATGAATGCCAGATTCATGTGCAAATGCGTTATCGCCAACTATTGCTTTGTTGGGTTGCACTTTAACTCCTGTAATGTTGGTAAGTAATTTGCTAGTAGGATAAATTTCTTTAGTATTAATTTTGGTTTCGTATGGATAAATGTCAGGACGCGTTTTTATATTCATTATAATTTCTTCTAACGCAGCGTTTCCGGCACGTTCGCCAATTCCGTTGATGGTACATTCGATTTGCGTTGCCCCGGCTTTTAGAGCACTTAAAGTGTTTGCAACTCCCAGGCCTAAATCATTATGGCAATGTATGGAAATATCAACTTTATCAATGCCACGTACATTTTCGCGTACACCTACGATTAGATCATATATTTCTGCTGGAGATGTATAGCCGACAGTATCTGGAATGTTTAAAACTGTGGCACCAGCTGTTATTGCGGCCTCCAATACTTTGTATAAAAATTCTGGACGAGAGCGAGTGGCATCTTCAGCTGAAAACTCTACCGATTGGCAAAATTTCTTGGCATACCGAACCATTTCGCTTGTAATTTCAATAACCTGGTCTTCGTTTTTCTTAAGTTTGTATTGCATGTGAATATCTGAAGTTGCAATAAATGTGTGAATTCTAGGAAATGCAGCGCCCTTTAACGCCTCTGCTGAAGCATCAATGTCTTTTTTTAACGCACGTGAAAGGCTAGCAACCTCGGAATTTTTAATCAACTTGGCAACTTCGGCAACAGATGTGAAATCACCCTTAGAAGCGATCGCAAAACCAGCTTCTATAACATCAACTCCCAAGTTTTCAAGCTGAGCTGCCATTTCAATTTTTTCAGACAAATTCATGCTATATCCAGGAGCTTGCTCACCATCGCGTAATGTTGTATCAAATATCTTAATCATAATAACCTCCAAAACATTGAATGCTATAACATCTCCTAAAGTTAAATAGGAAATGCTATAAGTTTTAACCCAACATTACAGTTAGTTCCAAATCATTTGGTCGCGGAGATCTTTACCCACGGTTTCAACCTGAAGTTCTTGTTCTTTTTTGCGTCTATCAGTAAATGTTGGACGGTTGTTCTTGTTTTCTGCAATCCAATTTTTTGCAAAAGTGCCATCTTGTATTTCTGAGAGAACTTTTTTCATTTCTTTCTTAGTTTCATCGGTGATAATTCTTTGACCAATTGAGTAGTCGCCATATTCGGCAGTGTCAGAGATTGAATGTCTCATAAAATTTAATCCGCCTTTGTTTACT is a genomic window of Candidatus Epulonipiscium viviparus containing:
- a CDS encoding 2-isopropylmalate synthase, coding for MIKIFDTTLRDGEQAPGYSMNLSEKIEMAAQLENLGVDVIEAGFAIASKGDFTSVAEVAKLIKNSEVASLSRALKKDIDASAEALKGAAFPRIHTFIATSDIHMQYKLKKNEDQVIEITSEMVRYAKKFCQSVEFSAEDATRSRPEFLYKVLEAAITAGATVLNIPDTVGYTSPAEIYDLIVGVRENVRGIDKVDISIHCHNDLGLGVANTLSALKAGATQIECTINGIGERAGNAALEEIIMNIKTRPDIYPYETKINTKEIYPTSKLLTNITGVKVQPNKAIVGDNAFAHESGIHQHGMLSNKATYEIMTPKSIGLADKRMVLGKHSGRHAFVDRLDELGFQLPDAEIDTLFEGFKSLADKKKNITDLDIQMLAMRRNTKIPQTYKLDRFVINSGNTITTTSSMKLIYTNPATNKTEFLEAVIQSYDGPIDASYKAIDCLVGSAFSLEDFLISAVTGGTDAFGEVYVKIKNNKGNIYNGYGISVDIVEASILAYISAINNMVYEENR